The following is a genomic window from Mustela erminea isolate mMusErm1 chromosome 14, mMusErm1.Pri, whole genome shotgun sequence.
CTAAGCACCGCGAGAAAGCAAAAAGCCCATGCTGGACTGTCCATGCCTTGGAGTCCAAAAGCTGTACTCCAAGAATGATTGACCAGGACGAGGGTTTTATTATTAACCTGAACTCCTGGGCAGGAAGCACAGCACGGGGCCAGGGCCCGGGGGCGGCTACCCGCCACCCACGTCAGCCAGGTGTTAAGCTCCCTCACCTTTCTGAGCAAGAAACGTGGGGCCTAAGGCAGCTTCCGGCCTCAGAATCACAACGTATCGAGTAACTCGGtacaatcaaaaacaaaaccagaccgTGGTGTCAGGGCCCAAGGCCGGCCGGCCTTCCCCTGCACGCCCCTCTCCTCGTGGTCCCCAGCACACAGGCGGCTAACGGGACGCCGGCTCACACAGCGAGTCCACGTCCCATCTCCCCACAGGCTAGAGACGGGGTGGCCAGCGCAGCTCCTGCCTCTCCTGTGACCCAGGAGACACCCCTAGCCCCACGGCCCACTCCATGACCCAGGGCAAGTGTTTCCGGCCACCATGGTGGAGCCCACGAGGAAGGCCACCCCGCGGCGTGGCCCCGGCGGCTGCGGGAAGCCCCGAGGCTTAGACGCCTCGCCCGGCACTCTGGAAGCTGGTCTGGACGGCTGAGGCAGAGCCCAGCACACGCACGTTTTGCTCCAGTTGTAGCGGAGACGCTGGGCAGCCCGGGCGGGCGAGCACGCACGAGGGGAGCGGCAGGCACCCCAGTCACCTTCGGGACGCTGGGACGCAGCCCTCCCACGGGGATGCTGGACGCGGCGGGGCAGGGCGGGCTTCGTCCTGGGAGAGGCGCGTTTTCTCCCGGAAGCGGCGGGTTCTCACAGCTCTCTGTCAACACGGCCACTGGTCACCGTAATAAAACTGGGCTTCAGAGACCAGACAGACCAAAGCTTCTCGAGTTAGGGGACACGGAATGAGACCGGCCGGACCGTCAGCTCTGACTCAAGAGCGGCCCGGGCTGGAGCACTCGGGGTAAGCCCGTTTCCTCCCCAGGTAGGGCGCCCGCTCCCTGCTGGCTGGGCCGGCGCCATTCCGGCTCCCCGCACCCCACGGCCCTTCCCTGCAGCCCCCCTCCCTCTACGCGGGGTCACCTGCCCTCTTTTCCACTGGGCCTCGGGGCCTCTCACGGTGACCGTCCGGGAGATGCGGGGGATGGGCCAGGATCTAGCGGCCGAACCCCCTTTGCTCTTGAATTTCCCAGCACTACAACTTCCCTTCAAGAGATCAGCTTTTCCTCTACAGACCCCTCTGGCCAGTGGGCGGCCGGCCCAAGCGGCCCTGCGGCTGGCTGCAGACCACAGCGCGCGGCGTGGGGGGCTACACCTCCCTGAAGCCCCGGGCTGGGAGCAGATCAGCTCCGAGTCCAGGGGTCCCGTGGGAAGTCAGTGAGGCAACCCCCTCCCCATGACGCCGTCACCATCAGCACCGCGAGCGCCTCTCCCCCGGGCCTGGGGCAGGCACTGACCGGTCCAGCTGGACAACGGCTTCAAGCAGAACGTCCGTGGGCAGAAGGAACAGTTCTGCGGGCACCTGCCGGGCCGAGGTCTGCCGCTGCGCGGGGCGGGCTCCCCAGGGCCGGCGCGGCCCACGCTCCGCACGTAAACAAGAGGTCACCCCGCCAGGACAGGCAGGGGACAAGCACCGCCTCGGCCGGGAACCAGGCCTGGATTCCCATTTCTCGGGGCAGCTGCGCGGCCCGCGTGACGTGCGGCGAGCGGCTCCACCCTCCGCGGCCGGGCCGGCCGGTGCCCCGCAGCACGTCCGCCCCAGCCCGGGGCCCAGGGAGGCTCACCGCAGTCTCCGCGCCCCGTAACCCGTCTGTCTAGAATAAGCAGAACAGAGACGCGCTCTGGGCCGAGCAGCCGGCGCGTGACTCAGCACCGGGGGTCCCGCGCGGGGGGCAGAGCCCTCGGGAGGGCCGCGCCGGCGGAGCCTCCAGCCCGGCGCTCGGCGGCTCGCACAGACGGACGCACTGGAAGCCCGGGTCCGCCGGCCGGTCCCGGAGCGCACGGGGACGTGCCGCGCCCTTCGGGGACGTGCCGCGCCGCGAGCCCGCGTCCGGCCCCGGGAGACCGCGCTCAGGCCGAGGCCGCCGCGACCCTCCGCAGGGCCCGCAGCCCGCCGCGCCGCGGACCCGCCGCAGCCCCGCACGGCCCTTCCCCCAGCGCGCGCCGCTCCGGGAACACAAAGGCCGGGCCAGCGCGCTGCTGCGGGCGGGACCCCCGCACCGGGCCGCAGGGCGACGGCCCGGGAGCCAGCGGAGGCGCGACGCCGGCGGCCGACGGGCGAGGCCGCCCACTCGGCGGGGGtgcgcgggccgggccggggccccGCTCCCGGGAGCAGGAGGGTCTGCGGACGCCGGCGAGGCCCGGGACCCCGTCCCCCGAGCCCGGGCCGGCCGCGCGCGGAGCCCCTCCTCGCCCCGGCCGCGCGCGGACCCTCCTCCGGCGGCAGGACGCGAGCCCCCCGCGGGCGGAGCCAGCGCCGGTCACTCCCGCGGCCGCCCCGCTCGGCCCGCGCCGCTGCGTCCGCCGACCCCGCACTCGGGCGGCGCCCGGGCTGACACTCGACCCCGCAGCGTCCGGCCCGCGGCCCCCGAGCCCGCCCTGCCCCCGGCCCGCGGCCCCCGCCGGTCCCCCCCGACCCCGCCGGCCCCCGGCCTCACCCTGCAGGTTCTCCTCCTGCAGCCCGGGGGTCCCGCTCTGCGACATGGCGCCGGGCGGACGGCGCTGCGGCGGCGGCTCGGGGGCGCCGGGAGGCGGGCGGGCGGGTTCGCAGCTCCCACGCGGGCCGGACGACGCGGGGCGGCGGCCGACGAGCCCGACCGACTGACGCGCCGCCGGACGCACGACGGATAAACGGCGCAGCAGCCGCGGCGCCGCCTACTggtcgggggcggggcctgggcgtGCGCGAGAAcgcggggcgcgcggggcgcGTGCGGCGCGTGCAACGCGTGCGCAGGGCGGTGGAAGCCTCGCCCAAGGACCGCAGCGCGCGTGCGCGGGACAGGGGCAGCCGAGCGGGGCGCGCGTGCGCAGGGCAGGCTCTGAGGAACAGGACGCGCGTGCGTGAGGCGTGAGGCGAGgggcctggggggcggggtgcGTGTGCGCAGgcgcggtggggggcggggactgAGGTGGTGCTGGGGTCGCCCTGCGCGGGCCGGGGCCGCAGGCGGGGCGTGGTCTGCGGAATCCTGGTAGCGGATTGCGGGACTGACCGACGAGGGCGCTTCAGCACTGCGGATGCGCTGGGTACCCGCCCTTCACCTGCGGAGACCGCCCaccggccccgcccctcgccgGAGTGACCGGCCCACGGGTCCCGCCCCTCACCTGCAGCGACCGCCCACGGGTCCCGCCCCTCACCTGCAGAGCCCGCCCACGGGTCCCGCCCCTCACCTGCAGAGCCCGCCCACGGGTCCCGCCCCTCACCTGCAGAGACCGCCCaccggccccgcccctcgccgGAGTGACCGGCCCACGGGTCCCGCCCCTCACCTGCAGCGACCGCCCACGGGTCCCGCCCCTCACCTGCAGAGCCCGCCCACGGGTCCCGCCCCTCACCTGCAGAGACCGCCCAccggccccgcccctcacctGCAGAGACCGCCCaccggccccgcccctcgccgGAGTGACCAGCCCAccggccccgcccctcacctGCAGCGACCGCCCAccggccccgcccctcacctGCAGCGACCGCCCAccggccccgcccctcacctGCAGAGCCCGCCCAccggccccgcccctcacctGCAGCGACCGCCCAccggccccgcccctcacctGCAGAGCCCGCCCaccggccccgcccctcgccgCAGCGGCCCGTCGGAACGCCGGCCTGCTACGAGTCAGACTCCCAGGAAGTCAGCCCAGGATCTGGAGCGACCGGTCCAGGAGGCCGCACGTCACCCCATCAGTGAGCCCCACAGGGCCAGCCCCTGCTCGGTCACCCCGGGCTCCCGCTTCCTGTGCCTGCCTCCGGCTCAGGACCAACGACAAACCCAAGCGCTCCTTCGCCAGCCCTGAGGACCCCGGCTGTGGTCCCCCGCCCCAGCCGCCATCAGGACCCCGAGCCCCCTTCCCACGGTGCCATCGGGCACTCCCCTCCCTGCGCCTGGCTCCCTGCCGCATGGGAGCGCCCTGGGACCCGCTCTGCGGGCTCTGGAGAGACGCGCTCTGCCTCCGGCTCTCCTTCCGGACGCGGAGCTGCTGGCCTCGCCTTCTCTTTATTCAGCGAGTGCTGACCTCACGCCGGCCCTGTGGGGAACAAGGGAACAAGCAGCGCTGCTTCCCCGGAGACCCCGATTGCAAAGCCCCGGGCCAGGTTCCCAGGCCACACCTGTCCTCCCCGAGCGCCCCACAGCTCCTCAGGCCCCCTTCCTGGGAACCCCCAGAACGAGCTGCCCATCGGGCTTCGGACCCACAAAGGCAGCCCGTGCACCTTTACTTAGATGCTTTTTCTCTTGGAAGAGTTCCGTAGTTTTCAGCAAGCAAGGCTTGCCCTTCTTTGGGCAGAAATATCCCGGAATGGTCCTGTGCTCTGTGACGGCACTTGCTAGGAAATTTCACTTGTTACTGCTAGTATAGAAATAGGACAATTTTTGTGTCTTGGCACATCCTGCAATCTCGCCAaaacttacactttttttttaataagcttctGAACTCTGTATATACAATTACTGGGAAATGTTTAAGGAAACATGTTTCTCCCCGCAACCTGGTTTTCCCTGTCCACAAGGGACCTTGTAGCAGGTGCCATCACTCGGAGGACCCCCACGTGAGAGCGGCCAGAGGCCTATCTGTAAACCAGCCCGTGATGGTCACAGATGAGGTGGGGTTGGCTACTCCTGGAAGCCCCTAGGTGGAGTCAAGGGTCCAAGGAAAGTGCAGTGGGAAGCGGAAGGGGCCTCGGTGGGTGATGTGCCGACTGCGCACCTGACCCctgctctccccttccctctccagaAACGGGGCCACTTCTAAAGCCATGGTCATCAAACTTCTCTGCTCCCACATCCCCcgaaaaaattgtgaaaaagtCACCTTCCACGCTTAACACAGACGTCTACCACCTTCTGCATCACAATGCGAGCGGTTGCAGGGGTCTGAGTTCCGGTGCGCCGTCATCATTACCGTGTTAACTGCGGTGGCCTGTGTTCCGCTGGCCAGGCTTCCGGGAAGAGGGCAGCTTTTATTCGGAAATGACTCTAAGTCCTTACGGTGAGAAATGATGACAGCCGCGGACGCATAGCCGGGCGGCAGCGCACGCCGGAGGGGGTCGGTCCGCCCAGCTCACGACCAACAGCGGCAGAAGCAGATTCCTACTGTCTACAATAACCCTCGCCGGCACCAGCGATATTCCAGTTAACATCAGTTTGTGGACAAAACAAGCCTCGTTTGAGGACACCTGGCCTGATCACTGACGGAGGCGCGGCACCGGGAGTGACCCGTCACCAGTTTCCCAGCCGCGTCCTGTTGCCAAGGGACAGGTTCTTGGTGACCTCAGGCTCCCAGGGAAGCTGAACTGGAGGGAGCAGGTGCGGCGCAGAGGCAAGTGTTTCATGTGCTCACAAAGGAAAAGTTGTCAACTTGCTGTCAGTCGGCTGAAGATAAAAAGTCATcttaaatctggaaaaacaaaacacttattaAAAGTCAGcagaaagtcataaaaattagAGCAGTCCTGCTCGGTTCCGTCAGCCCCGGGTCACTGGTTCTCGTTCTGCTTGGATACAGCGT
Proteins encoded in this region:
- the LOC116573076 gene encoding basic proline-rich protein-like, giving the protein MRWVPALHLRRPPTGPAPRRSDRPTGPAPHLQRPPTGPAPHLQSPPTGPAPHLQSPPTGPAPHLQRPPTGPAPRRSDRPTGPAPHLQRPPTGPAPHLQSPPTGPAPHLQRPPTGPAPHLQRPPTAPPLAAAARRNAGLLRVRLPGSQPRIWSDRSRRPHVTPSVSPTGPAPARSPRAPASCACLRLRTNDKPKRSFASPEDPGCGPPPQPPSGPRAPFPRCHRALPSLRLAPCRMGAPWDPLCGLWRDALCLRLSFRTRSCWPRLLFIQRVLTSRRPCGEQGNKQRCFPGDPDCKAPGQVPRPHLSSPSAPQLLRPPSWEPPERAAHRASDPQRQPVHLYLDAFSLGRVP